One genomic window of Nocardioides daphniae includes the following:
- a CDS encoding PPA1309 family protein gives MTDEPMDATLTDPALASAVLEVEAHVGREGWDQPARLYALVDTMRFLEAEPQMAQAMGLADSAVPGSLTAIEQEQYSSDNPIEQALESIVWPPTVDGCCVVVERLVLPPEVDPEIPEDPEEAAAFARQHPLRQEVRMVAGATRAGATYCALRLKAHDDEQSVVDGTDLVPGLVELVLGTLRDADEVQA, from the coding sequence GTGACCGACGAGCCCATGGACGCCACGTTGACCGACCCAGCCCTCGCGTCGGCGGTGCTCGAGGTCGAGGCCCACGTCGGCCGTGAGGGGTGGGACCAGCCGGCCCGCCTCTACGCGCTGGTCGACACGATGCGCTTCCTCGAGGCCGAGCCCCAGATGGCGCAGGCCATGGGCCTGGCCGACAGCGCCGTGCCCGGGTCGCTGACCGCGATCGAGCAGGAGCAGTACTCCAGCGACAACCCGATCGAGCAGGCGCTGGAGTCGATCGTCTGGCCGCCCACCGTCGACGGGTGCTGCGTGGTCGTCGAGCGCCTGGTGCTGCCGCCCGAGGTCGACCCCGAGATCCCCGAGGACCCGGAGGAGGCCGCCGCCTTCGCGCGCCAGCACCCGCTGCGCCAGGAGGTCCGCATGGTCGCGGGCGCGACCCGCGCCGGCGCGACCTACTGCGCGCTGCGCCTCAAGGCCCACGACGACGAGCAGTCCGTGGTCGACGGCACCGACCTCGTACCGGGTCTCGTCGAGCTGGTGCTCGGCACCCTGCGTGACGCGGACGAGGTGCAGGCATGA
- a CDS encoding PDZ domain-containing protein produces MSQRTLAGLLALPLVVGLWLVAVFVPLPYVTYSPGLTVDVLGESQGDEIVQVSDDKAHRDSGELLLTTVYVTRPNARVNLFEVMAAWFDRDKAVLPYEAVYSPDQSREDVEFEGAVQMASSQDVAVAVAMQRLGFDVPSAVEVLLISDGMPADGVLERGDVILAVGDKAVSTPQDVVDAVDAAKEGDTLSFTIRRARAERTVEVQPRMVEGDLRIGITPAQGYEFPFDVDLNIDPSIGGSSAGLMFSLGVYDTLTPGSLTDGATIAGTGTMAADGTVGPIGGVAQKIASARDAGAELFMVPASNCEEALGARPGDMRLVRADKFNDALTSIEAWVDDPDAALPSCDRKQEK; encoded by the coding sequence ATGAGTCAGCGGACCCTTGCGGGCCTCCTCGCGTTGCCCCTCGTGGTGGGACTGTGGTTGGTCGCGGTCTTCGTGCCCCTTCCCTACGTCACCTACTCGCCCGGGCTCACCGTCGACGTCCTCGGCGAGAGCCAGGGCGACGAGATCGTCCAGGTCTCCGACGACAAGGCGCACCGCGACTCGGGTGAGCTGCTGCTCACGACCGTCTACGTGACCCGGCCCAACGCCCGCGTCAACCTCTTCGAGGTGATGGCCGCGTGGTTCGACCGCGACAAGGCGGTGCTCCCGTACGAAGCGGTCTACTCGCCCGACCAGAGCCGTGAGGACGTCGAGTTCGAGGGCGCCGTGCAGATGGCCTCGTCCCAGGACGTGGCGGTCGCGGTGGCGATGCAGCGTCTCGGCTTCGACGTGCCGTCGGCCGTGGAGGTGCTGCTGATCAGCGACGGGATGCCCGCCGACGGGGTCCTCGAGCGCGGTGACGTGATCCTCGCGGTCGGCGACAAGGCGGTCTCCACGCCCCAGGACGTGGTCGACGCCGTCGACGCGGCCAAGGAGGGCGACACCCTGTCCTTCACGATCCGTCGCGCCCGGGCCGAGCGGACCGTCGAGGTGCAGCCGCGCATGGTCGAGGGCGACCTGCGCATCGGTATCACCCCCGCGCAGGGCTACGAGTTCCCCTTCGACGTCGACCTCAACATCGACCCGTCGATCGGCGGGTCGAGCGCCGGGCTGATGTTCTCCCTCGGCGTCTACGACACCCTGACCCCCGGCTCGCTCACCGACGGGGCGACCATCGCCGGCACCGGCACGATGGCCGCCGACGGCACGGTCGGCCCGATCGGGGGAGTGGCGCAGAAGATCGCCTCGGCCCGCGACGCCGGCGCCGAGCTCTTCATGGTCCCTGCCTCCAACTGCGAGGAGGCACTCGGTGCGCGTCCGGGTGACATGCGCCTGGTGCGCGCCGACAAGTTCAACGACGCCTTGACGTCGATCGAGGCGTGGGTCGACGACCCCGACGCCGCACTGCCCAGTTGTGACAGAAAGCAGGAGAAGTGA
- a CDS encoding NUDIX hydrolase: MSGEALHADAWARLVEWQPTAGRQARLRDRFVAHLASQPEGMTRACFPDHVTAGVVVLSADLDHVLLNLHRKAQRWFAFGGHCEPGDATLADAALREGLEESGLESLRLDPVPVHLDEHEVGFCDPRGPVRHLDVRFTALAPEGASHRVSEESLDVRWWPIHALPDDLEDEMHELIATARARWASRVGAAAGEA; this comes from the coding sequence GTGAGTGGTGAGGCGTTGCACGCCGACGCCTGGGCCCGGCTGGTGGAGTGGCAGCCGACGGCCGGCCGGCAGGCCCGGCTGCGCGACCGTTTCGTCGCCCACCTCGCCTCCCAGCCCGAGGGCATGACCCGCGCCTGCTTCCCCGACCACGTGACCGCCGGCGTCGTCGTCCTCTCGGCCGACCTCGACCACGTGCTGCTCAACCTGCACCGCAAGGCCCAGCGGTGGTTCGCCTTCGGCGGCCACTGCGAGCCCGGCGACGCCACCCTCGCCGATGCGGCCCTGCGCGAGGGGCTGGAGGAGTCAGGGCTGGAGAGCCTTCGGCTGGACCCCGTCCCGGTGCACCTCGACGAGCACGAGGTCGGCTTCTGCGACCCGCGTGGCCCTGTGCGTCACCTGGACGTGCGCTTCACCGCGCTGGCTCCCGAGGGCGCGTCGCACCGGGTCAGCGAGGAGTCCCTGGACGTCCGGTGGTGGCCGATCCACGCTCTGCCGGACGACCTCGAGGACGAGATGCACGAGCTGATCGCGACCGCCCGCGCCCGGTGGGCGAGCCGGGTGGGCGCTGCGGCGGGCGAGGCCTGA
- a CDS encoding molybdenum cofactor biosynthesis protein MoaE, whose translation MSTPDVVRLVDLREAPLDVGEVVAALQDDAAGALTLFVGQVRDHDGGRGVEGLGYSAHPTAMARLQEVADRVAADFDVLGVAAVHRVGTLHIGDVAVVVATTSAHRDESFRASRALIDTLKAEVPVWKHQRFDDGSDEWVGTP comes from the coding sequence ATGAGCACCCCTGACGTCGTACGCCTGGTGGACCTGCGCGAGGCGCCGCTCGACGTGGGCGAGGTGGTGGCGGCCCTGCAGGACGACGCGGCCGGCGCGCTGACGCTCTTCGTCGGGCAGGTCCGCGACCACGACGGCGGGCGGGGCGTCGAGGGCCTCGGCTATTCCGCCCACCCCACGGCCATGGCGCGGCTGCAGGAGGTGGCCGACCGGGTCGCCGCCGACTTCGACGTGCTCGGCGTCGCTGCCGTGCACCGGGTCGGCACGCTGCACATCGGCGACGTCGCCGTCGTCGTGGCCACCACCTCGGCCCACCGCGACGAGTCGTTCCGGGCCTCCCGTGCACTGATCGACACCCTCAAGGCCGAGGTGCCGGTCTGGAAGCACCAGCGCTTCGACGACGGCTCCGACGAGTGGGTCGGCACCCCCTGA
- a CDS encoding PHP domain-containing protein, which produces MVDTPYDDGPVAALRRIAFLLERAREDTYKVKAYRAAVATILPLGEEELRAHADAGTLTSLPGIGSSTASVIADALAGVLPERLARAEQEHGDRGVTGGETVRAALRGDLHSHSDWSDGGSPIEEMAFTAIELGHEYLVLTDHSPRLKVARGLSAERLARQLDVVEAVNGHLAGSGFTLLKGIEVDILDDGSLDQSDEMLERLDVRVASVHSKLGMDKAAMTRRMVAATEHPRMNVLGHCTGRLVTGSRGTRGQSQFDARAVFEACAANDVAVEINSRPERRDPPTALIELARDIGCLFSIDSDAHAPGQLDLLAHGCARAEAAGIEIDRIVNTWPEARLLAWANP; this is translated from the coding sequence GTGGTTGACACGCCGTACGACGACGGCCCGGTCGCGGCCCTGCGCCGCATCGCCTTCCTGCTGGAACGGGCCCGTGAGGACACCTACAAGGTCAAGGCCTACCGGGCGGCCGTCGCCACGATCCTGCCCCTGGGCGAGGAGGAGCTGCGTGCCCACGCCGACGCGGGCACGTTGACCTCGCTGCCCGGGATCGGCTCCAGCACGGCCTCGGTGATCGCCGACGCGTTGGCCGGCGTCCTGCCCGAGCGGCTGGCCCGGGCCGAGCAGGAGCACGGCGACCGTGGCGTCACCGGAGGCGAGACCGTCAGGGCTGCCCTGCGCGGTGACCTCCACTCGCACTCCGACTGGTCCGACGGCGGTTCGCCGATCGAGGAGATGGCGTTCACGGCGATCGAGCTCGGCCACGAGTACCTCGTCCTCACCGACCACTCACCCCGGCTCAAGGTGGCCCGCGGGCTCTCCGCCGAGCGGCTGGCCCGCCAGCTCGACGTGGTCGAGGCGGTCAACGGCCACCTGGCCGGCAGCGGCTTCACCCTCCTCAAGGGCATCGAGGTCGACATCCTCGACGACGGCTCGCTCGACCAGAGCGACGAGATGCTGGAGCGCCTCGACGTGCGGGTCGCCAGCGTCCACTCCAAGCTCGGCATGGACAAGGCCGCCATGACCCGGCGGATGGTCGCGGCGACCGAGCACCCGCGGATGAACGTGCTGGGCCACTGCACCGGTCGCCTGGTCACCGGCAGCCGCGGCACCCGCGGGCAGAGCCAGTTCGACGCCCGCGCCGTCTTCGAGGCCTGCGCGGCCAACGACGTCGCGGTGGAGATCAACTCCCGCCCTGAGCGCCGGGACCCGCCCACCGCCCTCATCGAGCTGGCGCGCGACATCGGCTGCCTCTTCTCGATCGACTCCGACGCCCACGCCCCCGGGCAGCTCGACCTGCTGGCCCACGGCTGCGCCCGGGCCGAGGCGGCGGGCATCGAGATCGACCGAATCGTCAACACCTGGCCCGAAGCACGCCTGTTGGCGTGGGCGAACCCGTAA
- a CDS encoding M48 family metallopeptidase, whose protein sequence is MEDGAAIEVRRSARRRRTVSAYRDGDKVVVLMPAWMSKREEQKWVAEMVSRLERSEARKRPSDEQLMARAAQLNDEIFGGLATAASVRWVDNQRSRWGSCTPGDRSVRLSSRLQGMPTWVIDYVLVHELAHLLVPGHDDDFWAWVNRYPKTERARGYLLGWSDAADVDRPGSEYVD, encoded by the coding sequence ATGGAGGACGGTGCGGCGATCGAGGTGCGACGCAGCGCGCGCCGCCGTCGGACCGTCTCCGCCTACCGCGACGGCGACAAGGTCGTCGTGCTCATGCCGGCCTGGATGAGCAAGCGCGAGGAGCAGAAGTGGGTCGCCGAGATGGTGAGCCGGCTCGAGCGCTCGGAGGCCCGCAAGCGCCCCTCCGACGAGCAGCTCATGGCGCGTGCCGCCCAGCTCAACGACGAGATCTTCGGCGGCCTGGCCACCGCGGCCTCGGTGCGCTGGGTCGACAACCAGCGCTCCCGCTGGGGGTCCTGCACGCCGGGGGACCGCTCCGTACGCCTCTCCTCACGGCTGCAGGGGATGCCCACCTGGGTCATCGACTACGTGCTGGTGCACGAGCTCGCCCACCTGCTGGTGCCCGGTCACGACGACGACTTCTGGGCGTGGGTCAACCGCTACCCCAAGACCGAGCGCGCCCGCGGCTACCTGCTGGGGTGGTCCGACGCGGCCGACGTCGACCGTCCGGGCAGCGAGTACGTCGACTGA
- a CDS encoding zinc-dependent metalloprotease gives MNEIPGGTGAGDDDGDQNPFKGTPFEQMFSAFGGAFGGAFGGATGGAGGPVPDLSAIMAQFQRMMTPHDGPLNWELAVDTARKAVAQGSDPSPTQRQKDAVADAMRLADLWLDPTTDFPSGVVSATVWSRAEWIVETTDVWKKLVEPMAGSAGDALAQALPEEMRAMAGPLLGMLRQASGAMLANQVGAALGGLAGEVWSSTDVGLPLAAPGRAAIVPANVTEFAAGLDVTEDDVLLYVALREAAHHRLFAHVPWLSAHLLGAVSDYAAGIEIDTSGIEEQMRGLDMNDMASMQQAFEGGLFDLKPSPAQQAALERLEVTLALVEGWVDEVVGQAVGERMPSAGKLQEAVRRRRAAGGPAEQTFANLVGLELRPRRLRDASTLWGSLRTRQGTEARDGVWMHPDLLPSASDLDDPLGFREGADATTLSDEEFEAGLRDLLGGPGEDTDPGPGTEQP, from the coding sequence ATGAATGAGATCCCCGGCGGCACCGGAGCTGGCGACGACGACGGCGACCAGAACCCCTTCAAGGGCACCCCGTTCGAGCAGATGTTCTCCGCCTTCGGTGGGGCCTTCGGTGGGGCCTTCGGCGGCGCCACGGGCGGCGCCGGTGGGCCGGTGCCCGACCTCAGCGCGATCATGGCGCAGTTCCAGCGCATGATGACGCCGCACGACGGCCCCCTCAACTGGGAGTTGGCCGTCGACACCGCCCGCAAGGCCGTGGCGCAGGGCAGCGACCCCTCCCCGACCCAGCGCCAGAAGGACGCCGTCGCCGACGCGATGCGACTGGCCGACCTGTGGCTCGACCCGACCACCGACTTCCCCTCCGGCGTCGTGAGCGCGACCGTCTGGAGCCGCGCCGAGTGGATCGTCGAGACCACCGACGTCTGGAAGAAGCTCGTCGAGCCGATGGCCGGCTCGGCCGGCGACGCCCTGGCCCAGGCCCTGCCCGAGGAGATGCGGGCGATGGCCGGCCCCCTGCTCGGGATGCTGCGCCAGGCCTCCGGCGCCATGCTCGCCAACCAGGTCGGTGCCGCCCTCGGCGGCCTGGCCGGTGAGGTCTGGAGCTCGACCGACGTCGGCCTGCCGCTGGCGGCGCCGGGCCGCGCCGCGATCGTGCCGGCCAACGTCACCGAGTTCGCCGCCGGCCTCGACGTCACCGAGGACGACGTGCTGCTCTACGTCGCGCTGCGCGAGGCGGCCCACCACCGCCTCTTCGCGCACGTGCCGTGGCTCTCGGCGCACCTGCTCGGCGCGGTCTCCGACTACGCCGCCGGCATCGAGATCGACACCAGCGGCATCGAGGAGCAGATGCGCGGCCTCGACATGAACGACATGGCCTCCATGCAGCAGGCCTTCGAAGGCGGTCTCTTCGACCTGAAGCCCTCCCCCGCCCAGCAGGCAGCGCTCGAGCGCCTCGAAGTGACCCTGGCCCTGGTCGAGGGCTGGGTCGACGAGGTCGTCGGCCAGGCCGTCGGCGAGCGGATGCCCTCGGCCGGCAAGCTCCAGGAGGCCGTGCGCCGTCGGCGCGCTGCCGGCGGCCCCGCCGAGCAGACCTTCGCCAACCTGGTCGGCCTGGAGCTGCGTCCCCGACGCCTCCGCGACGCCTCCACGCTGTGGGGGTCACTGCGTACGCGGCAGGGCACCGAGGCGCGCGACGGCGTGTGGATGCATCCCGACCTTCTGCCCTCGGCCAGCGACCTGGACGACCCGCTGGGCTTCCGCGAGGGCGCTGACGCGACGACGCTGAGCGACGAGGAGTTCGAGGCGGGGCTCCGCGACCTCCTCGGCGGCCCGGGCGAGGACACCGACCCCGGCCCCGGCACGGAGCAGCCGTGA